A single Corallococcus silvisoli DNA region contains:
- a CDS encoding NUDIX hydrolase, giving the protein MRPSSSNVTDIEIIEDFSATARCDEGFLRVRRLRCRNRRADGSSSPVYRVDVVDRPRLDAVSVLVYRRASDGTVEVLTRMNLRPAAYFRREQTASMTVPDAVSYLRVEEIVAGLLEPSDKGEEGLRRRAAEEVKEEAGYAVRPEDIQLLGGAFFLAPGILSEKVFPAAVDVTGVEQGAVEGDGSPLEEGIHLQWRPVQAVLEACRRGDIADAKTEVSLTRLLARLG; this is encoded by the coding sequence ATGCGTCCCAGCAGTTCCAATGTGACTGACATCGAGATCATCGAGGATTTCTCCGCCACGGCGCGTTGTGATGAGGGCTTCCTCCGAGTGCGGCGGCTGCGCTGCCGCAACCGGCGCGCGGACGGTTCCTCCTCTCCGGTGTACAGGGTGGATGTCGTGGACCGGCCACGGCTGGACGCGGTGTCCGTGCTCGTCTACCGCCGTGCGTCAGACGGAACCGTGGAAGTCCTGACGCGGATGAACCTGCGCCCCGCGGCGTACTTCCGCCGGGAGCAGACCGCGTCCATGACCGTGCCCGACGCGGTGAGTTATCTGCGCGTGGAGGAAATCGTCGCGGGGCTGCTGGAGCCTTCCGACAAGGGCGAGGAGGGGCTTCGCCGCCGCGCGGCGGAAGAGGTGAAGGAAGAGGCGGGCTACGCGGTGCGGCCGGAGGACATCCAGCTGTTGGGCGGCGCGTTCTTCCTGGCGCCGGGCATCTTGTCGGAGAAGGTCTTCCCGGCCGCGGTGGACGTCACCGGCGTCGAGCAGGGCGCGGTGGAAGGGGACGGCTCGCCTCTAGAGGAGGGCATCCACCTGCAATGGCGGCCGGTGCAGGCGGTGCTGGAGGCGTGCCGGCGCGGTGACATCGCGGACGCGAAGACGGAAGTGTCCCTCACGCGGCTGCTCGCCCGGCTGGGCTGA
- a CDS encoding DUF2795 domain-containing protein, which translates to MAPLVPSVSLAQSLQEALRGAVFPLTAEQLMWVARENEAPAHLVSLLGSLPRGRFPSVDTVALALGNASA; encoded by the coding sequence GTGGCTCCGCTCGTTCCGTCGGTGTCCCTGGCGCAGTCGCTTCAGGAAGCGCTTCGCGGCGCGGTGTTCCCTCTCACCGCGGAGCAGTTGATGTGGGTGGCCCGGGAGAACGAGGCGCCGGCGCACCTGGTGTCGTTGCTGGGGTCGCTTCCCCGAGGCCGGTTCCCGTCCGTGGACACGGTGGCCCTCGCGCTTGGAAACGCCTCCGCCTGA
- a CDS encoding MFS transporter, with amino-acid sequence MSSLPPWLAQLLPIVILLGAIGLVLSRLPRVELGHTDAFRRRRFFNWFPLGLTYAFLYMGRYNLNVATSAMGQQTSNADFATIFFWGTLTYGVAFLLNGPLTDKLGGRFTILLSAGGSAVANVAMGGVVYAVLKNGWAPPGGVVAWLAFLYSVNMYFQSFGAVSIVKVNASWFHVRERGQLGGVFGILISLGLYFAFDWCRFIADAAPVWWVFFVPAALLVGFLGVDFFVIRDTPGETGHPDFDTQDASSGETGPALSVPQLFGKLLSNRVILIILGVEFCSGFLRNAVMQWFPKYAKAVGESGGFVASNWGMLSCVAGILGGMFAGVISDRLFDSRRGPVSTVLYAGLLAGAVGAVFLLGTQGAGWSVVFMSLCVIGVHGMLSGTATMDFGGKKNAGIVVGIIDGAVYAGTAIHALVYGAILPTGDAMKDPANWKPWPLAMLPLAVVGLVLASRVWNAKPQPKAAPLPVGAVVPGAVAEASSRTGTNG; translated from the coding sequence ATGTCGTCGCTGCCCCCGTGGCTGGCCCAGCTGTTGCCCATCGTCATCCTGCTCGGGGCCATTGGCCTGGTGCTCTCGCGGCTGCCGCGCGTGGAGCTGGGCCACACCGATGCGTTCCGCCGCCGCCGCTTCTTCAACTGGTTCCCCCTGGGGCTCACGTACGCGTTCCTCTACATGGGGCGCTACAACCTCAACGTGGCGACCAGCGCGATGGGGCAGCAGACGTCCAACGCGGACTTCGCGACCATCTTCTTCTGGGGGACGCTCACCTATGGCGTGGCCTTCCTCCTCAACGGCCCGCTGACGGACAAGCTGGGCGGGCGCTTCACCATCCTGCTGTCCGCGGGCGGCTCCGCGGTGGCCAACGTCGCGATGGGCGGCGTCGTGTACGCGGTGCTGAAGAACGGCTGGGCGCCCCCGGGCGGCGTCGTCGCGTGGCTGGCGTTCCTCTACAGCGTCAACATGTACTTCCAGAGCTTCGGCGCGGTCTCCATCGTGAAGGTGAACGCGTCGTGGTTCCACGTGCGTGAGCGCGGCCAGCTGGGCGGCGTGTTCGGCATCCTCATCTCCCTGGGCCTGTACTTCGCGTTCGACTGGTGCCGCTTCATCGCGGACGCCGCCCCGGTGTGGTGGGTGTTCTTCGTGCCGGCGGCGCTGCTCGTGGGCTTCCTGGGGGTGGACTTCTTCGTCATCCGCGACACGCCAGGGGAGACGGGCCACCCGGACTTCGACACGCAGGATGCGTCCAGCGGAGAGACGGGGCCGGCCCTCAGCGTGCCCCAGCTCTTCGGGAAGCTGCTGAGCAACCGCGTCATCCTCATCATCCTGGGCGTGGAGTTCTGCAGCGGCTTCCTGCGCAACGCGGTGATGCAGTGGTTCCCCAAGTACGCCAAGGCGGTGGGGGAGTCCGGCGGCTTCGTGGCCTCCAACTGGGGCATGCTGTCGTGTGTCGCGGGCATCCTGGGCGGCATGTTCGCGGGCGTCATCAGCGACCGGCTCTTCGACTCGCGCCGGGGCCCCGTGTCCACGGTGCTCTACGCGGGGCTGCTGGCGGGCGCCGTGGGCGCGGTGTTCCTCCTGGGAACCCAGGGCGCCGGCTGGTCCGTGGTGTTCATGTCCCTGTGCGTCATCGGCGTGCACGGGATGCTGTCCGGCACGGCCACCATGGACTTCGGCGGCAAGAAGAACGCGGGCATCGTGGTGGGCATCATCGACGGCGCGGTGTACGCGGGCACCGCCATCCACGCGCTCGTCTATGGGGCCATCCTGCCCACGGGCGACGCGATGAAGGATCCCGCCAACTGGAAGCCCTGGCCGCTGGCCATGCTGCCCCTGGCCGTCGTGGGCCTGGTGCTGGCGTCCCGCGTGTGGAACGCGAAGCCCCAGCCCAAGGCCGCGCCGCTCCCCGTGGGCGCCGTCGTCCCGGGCGCCGTGGCGGAAGCGTCTTCTCGTACGGGCACCAACGGTTGA
- the pdhA gene encoding pyruvate dehydrogenase (acetyl-transferring) E1 component subunit alpha, which yields MASAYSKDLLLTMYRKMYLLRRFEERAGQQYTLGKIAGFCHLYIGQEAVAVGCNEAIRPDDYMLSAYRDHGQPLARGSDAGMIMAELFGRGTGYSKGKGGSMHIFDIEHHFYGGYGIVGGQIPLAAGMAFAARYRNEDRVTVCFFGDAAANQGAFHETFNMAQKWKLPVIYICENNRYGMGTAIARTSAVPEIHKRASAYGMRGEAVDGMDVLKMYEAVKDAAEYCRAGKGPVLMEANTYRFRGHSMADPANYRSKQEVEDERRNDPIPKLREFAMKQGFGLSDADFESIEEEEKRAVDAAVKFADESPEPSVDELWRDTIVEPGEEDVRPRERVLGVKVTNWPKYPSGQELKVTWDLEPRAEAEQADKKAGLSR from the coding sequence GTGGCCAGCGCGTACTCGAAGGACCTGTTGTTGACGATGTACCGGAAGATGTACCTCCTGCGGCGCTTCGAGGAGCGGGCCGGCCAGCAGTACACGCTGGGAAAGATCGCCGGCTTCTGCCACCTCTACATCGGCCAGGAGGCCGTGGCGGTGGGCTGCAACGAGGCCATCCGTCCGGATGACTACATGCTGTCCGCCTACCGCGACCACGGCCAGCCGCTGGCGCGTGGCAGCGACGCCGGGATGATCATGGCGGAGCTGTTCGGCCGGGGCACGGGCTACAGCAAGGGCAAGGGCGGCTCGATGCACATCTTCGACATCGAGCACCACTTCTACGGGGGCTACGGCATCGTCGGCGGGCAGATTCCGCTCGCGGCGGGCATGGCCTTCGCCGCGCGCTACCGCAACGAGGACCGCGTCACGGTGTGCTTCTTCGGCGACGCGGCCGCCAACCAGGGCGCGTTCCACGAAACCTTCAACATGGCGCAGAAGTGGAAGCTGCCGGTCATCTACATCTGCGAGAACAACCGCTACGGCATGGGCACGGCCATCGCGCGCACGTCCGCGGTGCCGGAGATCCACAAGCGCGCCTCCGCGTACGGCATGCGGGGCGAAGCGGTGGACGGCATGGACGTCCTCAAGATGTACGAAGCGGTGAAGGACGCCGCGGAGTACTGCCGCGCGGGCAAGGGCCCCGTGCTGATGGAGGCGAACACGTACCGCTTCCGCGGCCACTCGATGGCGGACCCGGCGAACTACCGCAGCAAGCAGGAGGTGGAGGACGAGCGCCGCAACGACCCCATCCCGAAGCTGCGCGAGTTCGCGATGAAGCAGGGCTTTGGCCTCTCCGACGCGGACTTCGAGTCCATCGAGGAGGAGGAGAAGCGCGCGGTGGACGCGGCGGTGAAGTTCGCCGACGAGTCGCCGGAGCCCAGCGTGGACGAGCTGTGGCGCGACACCATCGTGGAGCCGGGCGAGGAGGACGTTCGCCCGCGTGAGCGCGTGCTGGGCGTGAAGGTCACCAACTGGCCGAAGTACCCGTCGGGCCAGGAGCTGAAGGTGACGTGGGACCTGGAGCCCCGCGCGGAAGCCGAGCAGGCGGACAAGAAGGCGGGCCTGAGCCGCTAG
- a CDS encoding HAD family hydrolase, with amino-acid sequence MAFEDLKQRVRPDWRDTLRGILVNARSLGPQAVLAFDLDSTLFDNRPRQARILREYGDARALSLLSACEPRHWDTGWDMRAAMRACGLTDADVERLYADARAFWQERFFTSAYCVSDEAIEGAAAFTQAVAATGAQLVYLTGRHEAMREGTVACLSRCGMVTPPGADGRVQLIMKPTLAESDDAFKRDAHVRLGRMGRVVAAFDNEPTHANDYRHRFPEATVIHLATDHSGRAVELLEDVVSVPHFDLEGVTHRA; translated from the coding sequence ATGGCTTTTGAAGATCTCAAGCAACGCGTGCGGCCGGACTGGCGCGACACGCTCCGGGGCATCCTGGTGAATGCCCGCTCGCTCGGCCCCCAGGCCGTGCTGGCGTTCGACCTGGACTCCACGCTCTTCGACAACCGGCCCCGTCAGGCGCGCATCCTGCGCGAGTATGGCGACGCGCGCGCCCTGAGCCTGCTCTCCGCGTGCGAGCCCCGTCACTGGGACACCGGCTGGGACATGCGCGCCGCCATGCGCGCGTGCGGCCTGACGGACGCCGACGTGGAGCGGCTCTACGCGGACGCGCGGGCCTTCTGGCAGGAGCGCTTCTTCACCAGCGCCTACTGCGTCTCCGACGAGGCGATTGAAGGGGCGGCGGCCTTCACGCAGGCGGTGGCCGCCACGGGCGCGCAGCTCGTCTATCTCACCGGCCGCCACGAGGCGATGCGCGAGGGCACCGTGGCGTGCCTCTCCCGTTGCGGGATGGTGACACCGCCCGGCGCGGACGGGCGCGTGCAGCTCATCATGAAGCCCACGCTCGCGGAGAGCGACGACGCCTTCAAGCGCGACGCGCATGTGCGTTTGGGCCGCATGGGTCGGGTGGTGGCGGCGTTCGACAATGAACCCACACACGCCAATGACTACCGTCACCGCTTCCCTGAAGCGACGGTCATCCACCTGGCCACGGACCACTCGGGCCGCGCCGTGGAACTCTTGGAGGACGTTGTATCCGTGCCTCATTTTGACTTGGAGGGCGTGACGCACCGCGCCTGA
- a CDS encoding pyruvate dehydrogenase complex E1 component subunit beta, with protein sequence MRDSSSEPTMPELMYREALNQALAEEMERDANVFLIGEEVGRYNGAFKVSQGLLDKFGSARIIDAPISELGFTGLSVGAAAVGLRPVVEMMTWNFAILAMDQIVNNAAKLRHMSGGQLRCPIVFRGPGGAGGRLSSQHSQSLEANYAHFPGLKVIAPATPADAKGMLKSAIRDENPVIMFEGERLYALKGEVPEGEHIVPLGKADVKREGTDVTLITWSRMYYFCMEAAEALAKEGISVEVLDLRTLRPLDEEAILASVRKTNRAVICEEGWALAGIGASVVDLIQSQAFDDLDAPVVRVTGLDVNMSYAANLENATQPDAPKIIAAVKKVLYREGA encoded by the coding sequence ATTCGAGATTCGAGTTCGGAGCCGACGATGCCCGAGTTGATGTATCGCGAAGCGTTGAACCAGGCGCTCGCCGAGGAGATGGAGCGCGACGCCAATGTGTTCCTCATTGGCGAGGAAGTGGGCCGCTACAACGGCGCGTTCAAGGTGTCCCAGGGCCTGCTGGACAAGTTCGGCAGCGCGCGCATCATCGACGCGCCCATCAGCGAGCTGGGCTTCACGGGCCTCTCCGTGGGCGCCGCCGCGGTGGGCCTGCGCCCGGTGGTGGAGATGATGACCTGGAACTTCGCCATCCTGGCGATGGATCAGATCGTCAACAACGCGGCCAAGCTGCGCCACATGAGCGGCGGCCAGCTGCGCTGCCCCATCGTGTTCCGCGGCCCGGGCGGCGCGGGCGGCCGGCTCTCCAGCCAGCACAGCCAGTCGCTGGAGGCCAACTACGCGCACTTCCCCGGCCTGAAGGTGATTGCCCCGGCGACCCCGGCGGACGCCAAGGGCATGCTCAAGAGCGCCATCCGGGACGAGAACCCGGTCATCATGTTCGAGGGCGAGCGGCTCTACGCGCTCAAGGGCGAGGTGCCGGAGGGTGAGCACATCGTCCCCCTGGGCAAGGCGGACGTGAAGCGCGAGGGCACCGACGTCACGCTCATCACCTGGAGCCGGATGTACTACTTCTGCATGGAGGCCGCGGAGGCCCTGGCGAAGGAAGGCATCAGCGTGGAGGTGCTGGACCTGCGCACCCTGCGTCCCCTGGACGAGGAGGCCATCCTCGCGAGCGTGCGCAAGACGAACCGCGCCGTGATCTGCGAGGAGGGCTGGGCGCTGGCCGGCATCGGCGCGTCCGTGGTGGACCTCATCCAGTCCCAGGCGTTCGACGACCTGGACGCGCCCGTCGTGCGCGTCACCGGGCTCGATGTGAACATGTCCTACGCAGCGAACCTGGAGAACGCGACCCAGCCGGACGCGCCCAAGATCATCGCCGCGGTCAAGAAGGTCCTGTACCGCGAGGGAGCCTGA
- a CDS encoding pyruvate dehydrogenase complex dihydrolipoamide acetyltransferase, whose translation MATPIQMPSLSPTMKEGKIVKWLKKEGDKISSGDAIAEVETDKSNLEVEAYDDGYLIQIAVPEGEVATVGAPIGYLGAKGEKVTGGAPVAAAPAAPKAEAPAAKPPEQAPAPAASGAGEGLAILMPSLSPTMKEGKIVKWLKKEGDKVSSGDAIAEVETDKSNLEVEAYDDGTLARITVKEGDMATVGAPIAFLTPKGAKAGTSAPAAAPSAPKPSAAAAPSAPAGGQVVPLRREAAPASGGRLRASPLAKRIAQERGLDISQVRGSGPLGRVVKRDVEQALGQGVAKAPVQAPAAKKVGAPQPEVRAFGARPEPQAVPMSSMRKVIGQRMSEVKPGVPHFYLTVEVEMEAAAKIREEAKALDLKVSVNDIIVKAAAIALRRSPKMNVSLQGDQVLHYGTVDVGIAVAIEDGLITPIIRDADLKGLQAISAESRDMAERARKRALKPAEYTGGSLTVSNLGMYGIDQFIAVINPPQSAILAVGAVAEKAVARDGQVVVRKMMTVTLSGDHRVIDGATGAEYLRELKGLLEHPSRLLF comes from the coding sequence ATGGCGACGCCCATTCAGATGCCCAGCCTTTCCCCGACGATGAAGGAGGGGAAGATCGTCAAGTGGCTGAAGAAGGAGGGAGACAAGATCTCCTCCGGAGACGCCATCGCCGAGGTGGAGACGGACAAGTCCAACCTCGAGGTGGAGGCGTACGACGACGGCTACCTCATCCAGATCGCCGTGCCCGAGGGCGAGGTCGCCACGGTGGGCGCGCCCATCGGGTACCTCGGCGCCAAGGGCGAGAAGGTCACGGGCGGCGCGCCCGTGGCTGCGGCCCCGGCCGCGCCCAAGGCGGAAGCCCCCGCCGCGAAGCCTCCGGAGCAGGCCCCGGCCCCCGCCGCCAGCGGCGCGGGTGAGGGTCTCGCCATCCTGATGCCTTCGCTCTCCCCGACGATGAAGGAGGGGAAGATCGTCAAGTGGCTGAAGAAGGAGGGCGACAAGGTCTCCTCCGGAGACGCCATCGCCGAGGTGGAGACGGACAAGTCCAACCTCGAGGTCGAGGCGTACGACGACGGCACGCTCGCGCGCATCACCGTGAAGGAGGGCGACATGGCCACCGTGGGTGCGCCCATCGCGTTCCTCACGCCGAAGGGGGCCAAGGCCGGGACGTCCGCTCCGGCGGCAGCGCCCTCTGCGCCGAAGCCGTCCGCCGCCGCGGCTCCGTCCGCGCCCGCCGGGGGGCAGGTCGTTCCCCTTCGCCGTGAGGCCGCCCCGGCCTCGGGTGGCCGGCTGCGCGCCAGCCCCCTGGCGAAGCGCATCGCCCAGGAGCGCGGGCTGGACATCAGCCAGGTGCGCGGTTCGGGGCCGCTCGGGCGCGTGGTGAAGCGCGACGTCGAGCAGGCGCTGGGCCAGGGCGTGGCGAAGGCCCCCGTGCAGGCACCGGCGGCGAAGAAGGTCGGTGCTCCGCAGCCGGAAGTCCGCGCCTTCGGAGCGCGTCCGGAGCCGCAGGCGGTGCCCATGTCCTCCATGCGCAAGGTCATTGGCCAGCGCATGTCGGAGGTGAAGCCCGGCGTGCCTCACTTCTATCTCACCGTCGAGGTGGAGATGGAGGCGGCGGCGAAGATCCGCGAGGAGGCCAAGGCGCTGGACCTGAAGGTGTCCGTCAACGACATCATTGTGAAGGCGGCGGCCATCGCGCTGCGCCGCTCCCCGAAGATGAACGTGTCGCTCCAGGGTGACCAGGTGCTGCACTACGGCACCGTGGACGTGGGCATCGCGGTGGCCATCGAGGACGGCCTCATCACGCCCATCATCCGCGACGCGGACCTGAAGGGCCTGCAGGCCATCTCCGCCGAGTCCCGCGACATGGCGGAGCGCGCCCGCAAGCGCGCCCTGAAGCCCGCCGAGTACACGGGCGGGTCGCTCACGGTGAGCAACCTGGGCATGTACGGCATCGACCAGTTCATCGCGGTCATCAACCCGCCCCAGTCCGCCATCCTCGCGGTGGGTGCCGTGGCGGAGAAGGCCGTGGCGCGCGACGGGCAGGTGGTGGTGCGCAAGATGATGACGGTGACGCTGTCGGGTGACCACCGCGTCATCGACGGGGCCACCGGCGCGGAGTACCTCCGCGAACTCAAGGGGCTCCTGGAGCACCCCTCGCGGCTGCTGTTCTAG
- a CDS encoding sensor histidine kinase, which yields MNASDLPAVLYVDDDALNLRVFDANFGQRFRIFRCSSPNEALALLEQRRGEIGVVLSDQRMPGMTGVELLERARTIAPDAKRMLVTAYADMQAVIDAVNRGQVTRYFVKPWDRAELLAALEDALKIARLELRIREVEGRMMKSERLATLGQVTAGIAHELMGPVGYLTQNVSSLQRDMHRVVQYVSRHLATDPDADVSSTVEDLPALIKDLSEGASHLREVALGLRAQARGEDMEATADVAEVVSFAVKLARAEVRDRARLTSNGEPVRIVFGPVKLCQVLLNLIVNAAQAMEGTGRAGRIDVRWAARDEEVVLSVVDNGCGIPVALQERVFQPLFTTKPVGIGTGLGLSICRELVTQFGGQLRLSSTPGEGTEIELTFKRALLP from the coding sequence ATGAACGCCTCGGACCTGCCCGCCGTGCTGTACGTGGACGACGATGCCCTCAACCTGAGGGTGTTCGACGCCAACTTCGGGCAGCGGTTTCGCATCTTCCGGTGCTCGTCGCCCAACGAGGCCCTGGCGCTGCTGGAGCAGCGGCGTGGGGAGATTGGCGTGGTGCTGTCGGACCAGCGCATGCCGGGGATGACGGGCGTGGAGTTGCTGGAGCGCGCCCGCACCATCGCGCCGGACGCCAAGCGCATGTTGGTGACGGCGTACGCGGACATGCAGGCCGTCATCGACGCGGTGAACCGCGGCCAGGTGACGCGCTACTTCGTCAAGCCGTGGGACCGCGCGGAGCTGCTGGCGGCGCTGGAGGACGCGCTCAAGATCGCTCGCCTGGAGCTGCGCATCCGCGAGGTGGAAGGCCGGATGATGAAGTCCGAGCGTCTGGCCACGCTGGGGCAGGTGACCGCGGGCATCGCGCACGAGCTGATGGGCCCGGTGGGCTACCTCACTCAGAACGTGTCGTCGCTCCAGCGCGACATGCACCGCGTGGTGCAGTACGTGTCGCGCCACCTGGCGACGGATCCGGACGCGGACGTGTCCTCCACCGTCGAGGACCTGCCGGCCCTCATCAAGGACCTGTCCGAGGGCGCCAGCCACCTGCGCGAGGTGGCGCTGGGCTTGCGCGCGCAGGCGCGCGGCGAGGACATGGAGGCCACCGCGGACGTGGCCGAAGTGGTGTCCTTCGCGGTGAAGCTGGCGCGGGCGGAGGTGCGTGACCGGGCACGGCTCACCAGCAACGGCGAGCCGGTGCGCATCGTCTTCGGGCCGGTGAAGCTGTGCCAGGTGCTGCTCAACCTCATCGTCAACGCGGCGCAGGCCATGGAGGGCACGGGCCGCGCGGGCCGCATCGACGTGCGGTGGGCGGCGCGCGACGAGGAGGTGGTGCTGTCGGTGGTGGACAACGGGTGCGGCATCCCCGTGGCGCTTCAGGAGCGCGTCTTCCAGCCGCTGTTCACCACCAAGCCCGTGGGCATCGGCACCGGCTTGGGCTTGTCCATCTGCCGCGAGCTGGTGACGCAGTTCGGCGGTCAGCTCCGCCTGTCGTCCACGCCGGGCGAGGGCACGGAGATCGAGCTCACCTTCAAGCGAGCCCTGCTCCCTTGA
- a CDS encoding bifunctional metallophosphatase/5'-nucleotidase, whose amino-acid sequence MRLTLLHTSDIHSRLIPYDFTPLKTDQDLELIPEAGPFGGATRIASILKRERKKGDRILHLDSGDCFQGAPIFNVNTGEAEFRFLSEQHLDAAVVGNHEFDAGALNFTQKARNFANFPLLAANYYWDDPKTTGTNGTAMVTNPYTIKTVKGLRVGVIGMANISSLNSIVEGGNSLQVTPLEQNEAARAYVELLRPVTDLIVIVSHLGLTEDQDLIQGYEAYYEYSRAKPFVERAHDAWKVLEWFGPEGDPKSVVRVHIAGVNGMDVVLGGHLHVVLNPPQLVTDPSGRKVVLSHSGAFAKYVGRLELVVKMPQRLGEGEGAEVISQDYHAFPVDGLWCNEAMRKYRFDKSIFWDPGKFIEAPGVRDAIAECGRQEDSRTTDLLIPYLLGMDVKLQLTSIFSYAPLDVQRRNNSNGGDSPLGNIAADSMRKRNRVEAEMALTNSLGIRDNLYAGVVTQESMFNVFPFENTINIMYLSGVEMQEMFDFVTERSAERGCVSQAQISGARFTMDCAQVQLNDLRIACTPETLNTACPQTAREGHAPWQCLEDTSGSRCWAHPGIDIQINGRPLDTNGTYKVAVNDYIAKGGSGFAVLKRNTTRIETGISLRDSLIGYMQGFCSCKDLLAGKETSSNGTRCGSLVNGQWTVDDKTLGSCRVSQAFEDAINKKVGSCSCLDLLKLPADAAGQQAALDKCGVANLTKDQVVAECAVPQGPSTGRCSCRDLLSGSNPSCGTVTSQLRSFCEKPTAMPVASAIEDGRIGRRVK is encoded by the coding sequence GTGCGGCTTACCCTCCTCCATACCTCTGACATCCACTCGCGCCTCATCCCGTACGACTTCACGCCGCTGAAGACGGACCAGGACCTGGAGCTCATTCCGGAGGCCGGCCCGTTCGGAGGCGCCACGCGCATCGCGTCCATCCTCAAGCGCGAGCGCAAGAAGGGCGACCGCATCCTGCACCTGGACTCCGGTGACTGCTTCCAGGGCGCGCCCATCTTCAACGTGAACACGGGCGAGGCGGAGTTCCGCTTCCTCTCCGAGCAGCACCTGGACGCCGCGGTCGTGGGCAACCACGAGTTCGACGCGGGCGCGCTCAACTTCACCCAGAAGGCGCGCAACTTCGCCAACTTCCCGCTGCTGGCCGCCAACTACTACTGGGACGACCCGAAGACGACGGGCACCAACGGCACCGCCATGGTGACCAACCCCTACACCATCAAGACGGTGAAGGGCCTGCGGGTGGGCGTCATCGGCATGGCGAACATCTCCTCGCTCAACTCCATCGTGGAGGGTGGCAACAGCCTGCAGGTCACCCCGCTGGAGCAGAACGAGGCCGCGCGCGCCTACGTGGAGCTGCTGCGCCCGGTGACGGACCTCATCGTCATCGTCAGCCACCTGGGCCTCACCGAGGACCAGGACCTCATCCAGGGCTACGAGGCCTACTACGAGTACTCCCGCGCGAAGCCCTTCGTGGAGCGCGCGCATGACGCGTGGAAGGTGCTGGAGTGGTTCGGTCCGGAGGGCGACCCCAAGTCGGTGGTGCGCGTGCACATCGCGGGCGTCAACGGCATGGACGTGGTGCTGGGCGGCCACCTGCACGTGGTGCTCAACCCTCCCCAGCTCGTCACCGACCCCAGCGGCCGCAAGGTCGTGCTGTCCCACTCGGGCGCGTTCGCCAAGTACGTGGGCCGCCTGGAGCTGGTCGTGAAGATGCCGCAGCGCCTGGGCGAGGGCGAGGGCGCCGAGGTCATCAGCCAGGACTACCACGCGTTCCCGGTGGACGGCCTCTGGTGCAACGAGGCGATGCGCAAGTACCGCTTCGACAAGAGCATCTTCTGGGATCCGGGGAAGTTCATCGAGGCCCCGGGCGTGCGCGACGCCATCGCGGAGTGCGGCCGCCAGGAGGACTCGCGGACGACGGACCTGCTCATCCCGTACCTCCTGGGCATGGACGTGAAGCTGCAGCTGACGTCCATCTTCTCCTACGCCCCGCTGGACGTGCAGCGGCGCAACAACTCCAACGGCGGTGACTCCCCGCTGGGCAACATCGCCGCGGACTCCATGCGCAAGCGCAACCGCGTGGAAGCGGAGATGGCGCTCACCAACTCGCTGGGCATCCGCGACAACCTCTACGCGGGCGTCGTCACCCAGGAGTCGATGTTCAACGTGTTCCCGTTCGAGAACACCATCAACATCATGTACCTGTCCGGCGTGGAGATGCAGGAGATGTTCGACTTCGTCACCGAGCGCTCCGCCGAGCGCGGGTGCGTGAGCCAGGCGCAGATCTCCGGCGCCCGCTTCACCATGGACTGCGCCCAGGTGCAGCTCAACGACCTGCGCATCGCGTGCACGCCGGAGACGCTGAACACCGCGTGCCCCCAGACGGCCCGCGAGGGCCACGCGCCGTGGCAGTGCCTGGAGGACACCAGCGGTTCGCGCTGCTGGGCGCACCCTGGCATCGACATCCAGATCAACGGCCGGCCGCTGGACACCAACGGCACGTACAAGGTCGCGGTGAACGACTACATCGCCAAGGGCGGCTCCGGCTTCGCGGTGCTCAAGCGCAACACCACGCGCATCGAGACGGGCATCAGCCTGCGTGACTCGCTCATCGGCTACATGCAGGGCTTCTGCTCCTGCAAGGACCTGCTCGCGGGCAAGGAGACGTCCAGCAACGGCACGCGCTGCGGTTCGCTGGTGAACGGCCAGTGGACGGTGGACGACAAGACGCTGGGCTCCTGCCGCGTGTCCCAGGCGTTCGAGGACGCCATCAACAAGAAGGTGGGCAGCTGCTCCTGCCTGGACCTGCTCAAGCTGCCCGCGGACGCGGCCGGTCAGCAGGCGGCCCTGGACAAGTGCGGCGTGGCGAACCTGACGAAGGACCAGGTCGTCGCCGAGTGCGCGGTCCCCCAGGGCCCGTCCACCGGCCGGTGCAGCTGCCGCGACCTGCTGTCGGGGAGCAACCCCAGCTGCGGTACGGTGACCAGCCAGTTGCGGTCGTTCTGTGAGAAGCCCACTGCCATGCCCGTGGCGAGCGCCATCGAGGATGGCCGTATCGGGCGGAGGGTGAAGTAA